The following are from one region of the Nicotiana tabacum cultivar K326 chromosome 3, ASM71507v2, whole genome shotgun sequence genome:
- the LOC107831009 gene encoding homeobox-leucine zipper protein ATHB-52-like — MDFFNSQTRKNNLKCHKKRLTQDQVRLLEISFNSNNKLDSDRKSQLAQELGLPPRQVAIWYQNKRARWKSQSLEVDYKALQQRLDNAMSDNERLKLEVERLKEELNKAQEMLLAFNTTTNNYSSISSSCDEVGSSCLQLHTQSKHHLDKELYACLIGDEGHFGHNFFASSMS, encoded by the coding sequence AtggatttcttcaattctcaaacTCGGAAGAACAATCTCAAGTGTCACAAGAAAAGGCTCACTCAAGATCAAGTAAGGCTCTTGGAGATTAGCTTCAACTCTAACAACAAGCTTGACTCCGATAGAAAATCCCAGCTCGCTCAGGAACTGGGATTGCCACCAAGGCAAGTTGCAATATGGTATCAGAACAAGCGAGCACGATGGAAAAGCCAGAGCCTTGAGGTTGATTACAAGGCCTTGCAACAAAGATTAGATAATGCCATGTCGGATAATGAGAGGTTAAAATTGGAAGTTGAGAGGCTTAAGGAGGAACTAAACAAAGCTCAAGAAATGTTGTTGGCATTCAATACCACAACTAATAATTATTCATCAATATCAAGTTCTTGTGATGAAGTTGGGAGTTCATGTTTGCAGCTTCATACTCAATCCAAACATCATCTTGATAAGGAGCTCTATGCTTGTTTAATTGGTGATGAAGGTCACTTTGGGCATAATTTCTTTGCTTCATCTATGTCTTGA